One genomic window of Hymenobacter sp. J193 includes the following:
- the metH gene encoding methionine synthase, protein MPTVTASPLHDILAKRVLILDGAMGTMIQRHTLTEDDFRGTRFADHPKPLRGNNDLLSLTRPDIIKGIHADYFAAGADMVETNTFSGTTIAQADYGLEHIVYELNYESARIAREVADEFTARNPDKPRFVAGAIGPTNRTASLSPDVNRPGFRAVTFDELATAYHEQVRGLIDGGSDALLIETIFDTLNAKAALYAVQKFFDEGGRVVPVMISGTITDASGRTLSGQTVEAFWNSIRHLPLLSVGLNCALGADQLQVYIKELSRIADVHISAYPNAGLPNAFGGYDESAQEFAGVVENYLKEGLVTVVGGCCGTTPQHIGELARLAGKYEPRKLPELPKATRLSGLEPFGIYPESLFVNVGERCNVTGSRAFARLIRTGNYEAALQVARDQVEGGAQVIDVNMDEGMLDSEQAMTTFLNLIASEPDISRVPIMIDSSKWSVLEAGLKCVQGKSIVNSISLKEGEETFKERARTVRQYGAAVVVMAFDENGQADNYEKRIEICQRSYDILVNEVGFPAEDIIFDPNILTVGTGMEEHRNYALDFIEAVRWIKQNLPGALTSGGVSNISFSYRGNDVVREAMHSSFLYHAIQAGLDMGIVNPSQLAVYDEVPKDLLELVEDVLLNRRPDATERLVDFADTVKQKDKVEVVADAWRSLPVKERLQHALVKGITEFIDQDTEEVRQQVGRPLEVIEGPLMAGMNVVGDLFGAGKMFLPQVVKSARVMKKAVAYLEPYLLADKQSGDRQTAGKILLATVKGDVHDIGKNIVGVVLACNNFDIVDLGVMVPLERILDEAQKQQVDVIGLSGLITPSLDEMVYVAQEMEKRGLNTPLLIGGATTSRLHAAVKIAPNYSGPVVHVNDASRSVGVAAALLGSADVEYARTVREEYRQLREDYAGRQREKSYLTIEAARENGFKADWETTPIVKPTFLGTKALEDYDLAELVEYIDWTPFFQTWELKGRYPRILTDENVGEAATQLFTDAQKLLKQIIDEKLLTARAVIGFWPANTVGHDTIQIFQNDRREEIQAEFFTLRQQSEKASGVPNLAFSDFVAPLETGREDYIGGFAVTAGIGIEKLLDKYEKEHDDYSSIMVKALADRLAEAFAERLHQRVREEFWGYDPAENLSNEDLIQEKYKGVRPAPGYPGCPDHTEKITLFELLDAENKTGIRLTENLAMYPASSVSGLYYAHPESRYFGLGRIGKDQVADIAERKNMLLAELERWLAPNLNYDPVSVPVTAL, encoded by the coding sequence ATGCCGACCGTCACCGCCTCCCCGCTCCACGATATTCTTGCCAAGCGCGTCCTGATTCTGGACGGCGCCATGGGTACCATGATTCAGCGCCATACGCTGACCGAGGACGACTTCCGCGGCACCCGCTTTGCCGACCACCCGAAGCCCCTGCGCGGCAACAACGACCTGCTCAGCCTAACCCGCCCCGACATCATCAAAGGCATCCATGCCGATTACTTCGCAGCCGGGGCCGATATGGTGGAAACCAACACGTTCAGTGGCACCACCATTGCGCAGGCCGATTATGGGCTGGAGCATATCGTGTATGAGCTCAACTACGAGTCGGCGCGCATTGCCAGGGAAGTAGCCGACGAGTTTACGGCCCGGAACCCCGACAAGCCCCGCTTCGTGGCCGGCGCTATTGGGCCCACCAACCGTACCGCCTCGCTCTCCCCCGACGTGAACCGCCCCGGCTTCCGGGCCGTGACCTTTGATGAGCTGGCCACCGCCTACCACGAGCAGGTGCGCGGCCTCATCGACGGCGGCTCCGACGCCCTGCTCATCGAAACCATCTTCGATACGCTCAATGCCAAAGCGGCCCTGTATGCCGTGCAGAAGTTCTTCGATGAAGGCGGCCGCGTGGTGCCCGTCATGATTTCGGGCACGATTACCGACGCCTCCGGCCGCACCCTTTCGGGGCAGACGGTGGAGGCCTTCTGGAACTCGATTCGCCACCTGCCGCTGCTAAGCGTGGGCCTGAACTGTGCCCTCGGGGCCGATCAGCTGCAGGTGTATATCAAGGAGCTGAGCCGCATTGCGGATGTGCACATTTCCGCTTACCCCAACGCCGGCTTGCCGAATGCCTTTGGTGGCTACGATGAGTCGGCGCAGGAATTTGCGGGGGTAGTAGAAAATTACCTTAAGGAAGGCCTCGTGACGGTGGTAGGCGGCTGTTGTGGCACCACGCCCCAGCACATTGGCGAGCTGGCCCGCCTGGCCGGGAAGTACGAGCCGCGTAAGCTGCCGGAGCTACCGAAAGCTACCCGCCTGAGTGGCTTGGAGCCCTTCGGTATCTACCCTGAAAGCCTGTTCGTGAACGTGGGTGAGCGGTGCAACGTAACCGGCTCCCGCGCTTTTGCCCGCCTTATCCGGACCGGCAACTACGAAGCTGCCCTGCAAGTAGCCCGCGACCAGGTGGAAGGGGGTGCCCAGGTCATTGATGTGAACATGGACGAAGGCATGCTCGACTCGGAGCAGGCCATGACCACGTTCCTGAACCTCATTGCCTCGGAGCCCGATATTTCGCGGGTACCGATTATGATTGATTCCTCGAAGTGGAGCGTGCTGGAAGCCGGCCTGAAATGCGTGCAGGGCAAGAGCATCGTCAACTCCATTTCCCTTAAGGAAGGCGAAGAAACCTTCAAGGAGCGCGCCCGCACCGTGCGCCAGTACGGCGCCGCCGTGGTGGTCATGGCCTTCGATGAGAACGGCCAGGCCGACAACTATGAGAAGCGCATCGAAATCTGCCAGCGCAGCTACGACATCCTGGTGAACGAAGTGGGTTTCCCGGCCGAAGACATCATCTTCGACCCCAACATCCTGACGGTGGGCACCGGCATGGAGGAGCACCGCAACTACGCGCTGGACTTCATCGAGGCCGTCCGCTGGATCAAACAAAACCTGCCCGGTGCCCTCACCAGCGGCGGCGTCAGCAACATCAGCTTCTCATACCGCGGCAATGATGTAGTGCGCGAGGCCATGCACTCCTCCTTCCTCTACCACGCTATCCAGGCGGGCCTCGACATGGGCATCGTGAACCCCAGCCAACTGGCCGTGTACGACGAAGTGCCCAAGGACCTGCTGGAACTGGTGGAAGACGTGCTGCTGAACCGCCGCCCCGACGCCACCGAGCGCCTCGTAGACTTTGCCGACACGGTGAAACAGAAGGACAAGGTGGAGGTAGTAGCCGATGCCTGGCGCAGCTTGCCAGTAAAAGAGCGCCTGCAACACGCCCTCGTGAAAGGTATCACGGAGTTCATCGACCAGGATACCGAGGAAGTGCGCCAGCAGGTGGGCAGGCCGCTCGAAGTGATTGAAGGTCCGCTGATGGCCGGCATGAACGTAGTGGGCGACCTGTTTGGCGCGGGCAAAATGTTCCTGCCCCAGGTGGTGAAGTCGGCGCGGGTGATGAAGAAGGCCGTAGCCTACCTGGAGCCCTATCTGCTGGCCGACAAGCAAAGCGGCGACCGGCAGACCGCCGGCAAAATTCTGCTGGCCACGGTGAAAGGTGACGTGCACGACATAGGCAAGAACATCGTGGGCGTGGTACTGGCCTGCAACAACTTCGACATCGTGGACCTGGGCGTGATGGTGCCGCTGGAGCGCATTCTCGACGAAGCCCAGAAGCAGCAGGTGGACGTCATCGGGCTGAGCGGCCTAATCACACCCTCGCTGGATGAAATGGTGTACGTGGCGCAGGAAATGGAAAAGCGTGGCCTCAACACCCCGCTGCTCATTGGGGGCGCTACTACCTCCCGCCTGCACGCTGCCGTGAAAATTGCGCCCAACTACTCCGGCCCAGTAGTGCACGTGAATGACGCCTCCCGCTCGGTGGGGGTGGCAGCGGCCCTACTCGGCTCGGCTGATGTGGAATACGCCCGCACCGTGCGTGAGGAGTACCGCCAGCTCCGCGAGGACTATGCCGGCCGCCAGCGCGAGAAAAGCTACCTGACCATTGAAGCCGCCCGCGAGAATGGCTTCAAGGCCGACTGGGAAACTACCCCTATTGTGAAGCCGACTTTCCTGGGCACCAAGGCGCTGGAAGACTACGATTTGGCCGAGCTGGTGGAGTACATCGACTGGACGCCGTTCTTCCAGACCTGGGAGCTGAAAGGCCGCTACCCCCGCATCCTCACCGATGAGAACGTGGGCGAGGCTGCCACCCAGCTCTTCACAGACGCGCAGAAGCTGCTCAAGCAAATTATCGACGAGAAGCTGCTCACCGCCCGGGCCGTTATCGGTTTCTGGCCCGCCAACACCGTAGGCCACGACACGATTCAGATTTTCCAGAATGACCGCCGCGAAGAAATTCAGGCGGAGTTTTTCACCCTGCGTCAGCAGAGCGAAAAAGCGTCCGGTGTGCCCAACCTGGCCTTCTCTGACTTTGTGGCCCCGCTAGAAACCGGCCGCGAGGACTACATCGGCGGGTTTGCCGTGACGGCGGGTATCGGTATTGAGAAGCTGCTGGATAAGTACGAAAAGGAGCACGACGACTACTCCAGCATCATGGTGAAAGCCCTGGCCGACCGCCTCGCCGAAGCCTTTGCCGAGCGCCTGCACCAGCGCGTACGCGAGGAATTTTGGGGCTACGACCCGGCCGAAAACCTCTCGAACGAGGACCTCATTCAGGAGAAATATAAAGGCGTGCGCCCGGCGCCTGGGTACCCCGGCTGCCCTGACCATACCGAGAAAATCACCCTGTTTGAGCTGCTCGACGCGGAAAACAAAACCGGCATCCGCCTCACCGAAAACCTGGCTATGTACCCCGCCTCTTCGGTCAGCGGCCTCTACTACGCTCACCCGGAGTCCCGCTACTTCGGCCTTGGCCGCATCGGCAAGGATCAGGTAGCGGACATTGCTGAACGCAAGAACATGCTGCTGGCAGAGCTGGAGCGCTGGCTGGCCCCCAACCTGAACTACGACCCGGTTAGTGTGCCCGTGACGGCGTTGTAA
- the metF gene encoding methylenetetrahydrofolate reductase [NAD(P)H], with product MKVTEHLTRANGKTLFSFEVLPPKKGENIQNLFSNIEPLMEFKPPFIDVTYHREEYVYRQHPNGLLEKKTVRKRPGTVGICAAIKNRFDVDTVPHLICGGFSKEETENALIDLHFLGIDNVLALRGDPIKSEGSFIPNPDGHAYACDLIGQVSDLNKGAYLDEKQDDVWATDFCIGTAGYPEKHFESPNYGADLRYLKHKVDRGADYIVTQMFFDNEQFFNFEKRCREAGITVPIIPGLKPLTTKSQLTMLPRAFFLNIPEALADAVHLAPDNAAAREIGIEWCINQSRELMAHGVPVLHYYSMGKSESTRRVAAALF from the coding sequence ATGAAAGTAACCGAACACCTGACCCGCGCCAACGGTAAAACGCTGTTTTCCTTCGAGGTGCTGCCTCCAAAAAAAGGCGAGAACATCCAGAACCTGTTCTCCAATATTGAGCCCCTGATGGAGTTCAAACCGCCGTTTATCGACGTGACTTACCACCGCGAGGAATACGTGTACCGCCAGCACCCGAATGGCCTGCTGGAAAAGAAAACGGTGCGCAAGCGGCCTGGCACGGTTGGCATCTGCGCGGCCATCAAAAACCGCTTCGATGTAGATACCGTGCCTCACCTGATCTGCGGGGGCTTCTCGAAGGAAGAAACCGAAAATGCCCTTATCGACCTGCACTTTCTGGGCATCGACAATGTGCTGGCTTTGCGTGGGGACCCTATCAAGTCGGAAGGCAGCTTTATACCTAACCCCGACGGCCACGCGTACGCCTGTGACCTGATCGGGCAGGTTTCGGACCTGAACAAAGGAGCATACCTGGATGAAAAGCAGGATGACGTGTGGGCCACCGACTTCTGCATCGGCACGGCCGGCTACCCGGAAAAGCACTTTGAGTCGCCGAACTACGGGGCCGACCTGCGCTACCTCAAGCACAAGGTAGACCGCGGGGCCGACTACATTGTAACGCAGATGTTTTTCGACAACGAGCAGTTTTTCAACTTCGAAAAGCGCTGCCGCGAGGCGGGCATCACCGTTCCCATCATCCCCGGCCTCAAGCCCCTGACCACCAAAAGCCAGCTTACGATGCTGCCGCGGGCTTTCTTCCTGAACATTCCGGAGGCGCTGGCCGATGCCGTGCACCTGGCCCCCGACAACGCGGCCGCCCGCGAAATTGGCATTGAGTGGTGCATCAACCAAAGCCGGGAGCTGATGGCCCACGGCGTGCCGGTACTGCACTACTACAGCATGGGCAAGTCGGAAAGCACCCGCCGGGTAGCAGCGGCCCTGTTTTAA
- a CDS encoding tetratricopeptide repeat protein, with product MDALNELFVRLRRAATPPEIEALQEGIWLLWLRTGNPSQDKQLEAGMRALAADDYTQAIQDFSALIEAAPQYAEGWNKRATAYYMRGEYRAALQDIARTLRLEPCHFGALMGKAQILLMLEHWSGALASLERVARLCPNWPGLQGQIYDLRDKTDELEN from the coding sequence TTGGACGCCCTCAACGAGTTGTTTGTTCGCCTGCGCCGGGCTGCTACACCGCCGGAAATAGAGGCCCTGCAGGAAGGCATCTGGCTGCTATGGCTGCGCACCGGCAACCCCTCGCAGGACAAGCAGTTGGAAGCTGGTATGCGTGCCCTGGCCGCCGACGACTACACGCAGGCAATCCAGGATTTTTCTGCGCTTATCGAGGCCGCCCCGCAGTACGCGGAAGGCTGGAACAAACGCGCTACCGCGTACTACATGCGAGGCGAATACCGAGCGGCGTTGCAGGATATTGCCAGAACCCTTCGCCTGGAGCCCTGCCACTTTGGGGCACTGATGGGCAAGGCCCAGATACTGCTTATGCTGGAACACTGGTCAGGGGCCCTGGCGTCGCTGGAGCGCGTAGCGCGCCTCTGCCCCAACTGGCCGGGCCTGCAGGGTCAGATATATGATCTGAGGGATAAAACAGATGAGCTTGAAAATTAG
- a CDS encoding energy transducer TonB yields MKQALLFTLLLLLCVSGALAQRTRKTEFESGTLEKGNKVGVWEYYAYTRDGTQVIAQKYDHSKNQLIYFRPIEDRVYRIKEGDSWTSGRVDQPPLFLGGDALLGTFMTRLNYPGEAQAKKIQGKVIISFLVDTLGRATDHQVLLGIGGGCNEEALRVAKSIPQQWIPARRGSRAVPVVYEMPFTFRMQTQ; encoded by the coding sequence ATGAAGCAAGCTCTACTTTTTACCTTACTACTACTACTATGTGTTTCCGGGGCTTTGGCCCAGCGCACGCGCAAAACCGAGTTTGAAAGCGGTACCCTGGAAAAAGGCAATAAAGTAGGCGTGTGGGAGTACTACGCCTATACCCGCGACGGTACGCAGGTAATAGCTCAGAAGTACGACCACTCGAAAAACCAGCTGATCTACTTCCGGCCCATCGAAGACCGCGTCTACCGCATCAAGGAAGGCGACTCTTGGACCAGTGGCCGCGTCGATCAGCCCCCGCTGTTTCTGGGTGGCGACGCCCTGCTGGGCACCTTCATGACCCGCCTGAACTACCCTGGGGAAGCCCAGGCTAAGAAAATTCAGGGCAAGGTCATTATTTCCTTTTTAGTAGATACGCTGGGTCGCGCTACCGACCACCAGGTGCTGCTGGGTATTGGGGGCGGCTGCAACGAAGAGGCGCTACGGGTGGCTAAGTCTATTCCGCAGCAGTGGATACCAGCCCGTCGGGGTTCCCGGGCGGTACCAGTGGTATACGAAATGCCCTTTACCTTCCGCATGCAGACGCAGTAG
- a CDS encoding putative signal transducing protein yields the protein MLSEPPSSSPIVLVATFADGIAAHLAKNQLEAAGIPCFLSNEHRPYSSALDPVRLHVRQPDLAAAQAVLQPAQALMHALPPEDETATETVRCPRCQHSDVVCRQHPQPTDTLLTRLRLWFLAPERPLCHCFHCGNDFEG from the coding sequence ATGCTTTCCGAGCCTCCATCGTCTTCGCCCATTGTGCTCGTCGCCACTTTTGCGGATGGCATTGCGGCCCATCTGGCTAAAAATCAGCTGGAGGCGGCTGGCATTCCGTGTTTTCTCAGCAACGAGCACCGCCCCTACAGCTCGGCCCTCGACCCGGTGCGCCTGCACGTGCGCCAACCCGATCTGGCCGCCGCTCAGGCGGTGCTGCAGCCAGCCCAGGCCCTCATGCACGCGCTGCCACCCGAGGACGAAACAGCAACCGAAACCGTGCGCTGCCCGCGCTGCCAGCACTCCGACGTGGTGTGCCGCCAGCACCCACAGCCTACTGACACCTTACTTACCCGCCTGCGCCTGTGGTTTCTGGCGCCCGAGCGGCCTCTGTGCCACTGCTTTCACTGCGGAAACGATTTTGAGGGCTGA
- a CDS encoding molybdopterin molybdotransferase MoeA, whose translation MISVAEAARLVAATIRPLPPEFLSLHLAAGRVLREDLRADRDFPPFNRVAMDGIALRYAALAAGQTEFCIDNTQFAGQPPVCVPDATAAIEIMTGAMLPAELDTVIRYEDLTFRTDAAGQRWARVEAAPPKAGHNIHPQAADRRQGDLLVPAGTRLGPAELAVAATIGAVTVAVTRQPRVAVVSTGDELVPITQVPAAHQIRRSNAIMLQAAAETAGAITETFHFDDDPAALRQGLPALLTGFDAVVLSGGVSMGKADFLPQVLRELGVEQLFHEVRQRPGKPFWFGQRPGGAVVFALPGNPVSSFVNFYRYARPWLLAVQQPTGTAPGGATPTTAVLTQPVDFKPPITHFLLVRLAADSNGRLLATPERAGGSGDMASLLISNGFLELPPEIEHFPAGTVLPAWWFRE comes from the coding sequence ATGATTTCCGTTGCCGAAGCCGCCCGCCTCGTGGCCGCCACCATCCGCCCGCTGCCGCCTGAGTTTCTATCCTTGCATTTGGCGGCCGGGCGGGTGCTGCGCGAAGACCTGCGCGCCGACCGTGACTTTCCGCCCTTCAACCGCGTGGCTATGGACGGTATTGCCCTGCGCTACGCGGCCCTGGCGGCCGGTCAAACGGAGTTTTGCATCGACAACACCCAGTTTGCCGGCCAGCCTCCCGTGTGCGTGCCGGATGCCACGGCCGCCATCGAAATCATGACCGGGGCCATGCTGCCGGCGGAGCTGGATACCGTTATCCGCTACGAAGACCTCACCTTCCGCACCGATGCCGCTGGCCAGCGCTGGGCCCGGGTGGAAGCAGCGCCGCCCAAGGCCGGCCACAACATCCACCCCCAGGCCGCCGACCGCCGGCAGGGTGACCTGCTCGTACCAGCCGGTACGCGCCTGGGGCCCGCCGAGCTGGCCGTGGCGGCTACCATTGGAGCAGTTACCGTAGCCGTCACGCGCCAGCCGCGGGTGGCAGTGGTGAGCACCGGGGATGAGCTGGTGCCGATTACGCAGGTGCCCGCCGCCCACCAGATCCGGCGCTCCAACGCCATTATGCTGCAGGCGGCGGCCGAAACTGCCGGCGCCATCACCGAAACGTTTCACTTCGACGATGACCCCGCCGCCCTGCGCCAGGGGCTGCCGGCGCTGCTCACCGGGTTCGATGCGGTGGTGCTGAGCGGGGGAGTATCCATGGGCAAGGCCGATTTTTTGCCCCAAGTGCTGCGCGAGTTGGGCGTCGAGCAGCTGTTTCATGAAGTGCGGCAGCGGCCCGGCAAGCCTTTCTGGTTTGGGCAGCGCCCGGGCGGAGCGGTGGTGTTTGCCCTGCCCGGCAACCCGGTGTCGTCGTTTGTGAACTTCTACCGCTACGCCCGGCCCTGGCTGCTGGCCGTGCAGCAACCTACCGGCACCGCGCCGGGTGGTGCCACCCCCACCACTGCTGTACTCACGCAGCCCGTCGATTTCAAGCCACCCATCACCCACTTTCTGCTCGTGCGCCTGGCTGCTGATTCCAATGGCCGCCTGCTGGCCACCCCGGAGCGGGCCGGGGGCTCCGGCGACATGGCCAGCCTACTTATCTCCAACGGTTTTCTGGAGCTGCCACCGGAGATTGAGCACTTTCCGGCCGGCACGGTGCTGCCGGCGTGGTGGTTTCGGGAATGA
- the moaC gene encoding cyclic pyranopterin monophosphate synthase MoaC has translation MSDSAKLTHLNAAGQPAMVDVGAKQPTRRVARARSRVVLGPEIIALVQEGDLPTRKGPVFQTAILAGIMGAKRTSELIPLCHPLGLDNCQVTIEVDGPDAVLIECTATVTGKTGVEMEALTGASVAALTIYDMCKALSHDIVIQETRLLAKTGGKQDFHHAE, from the coding sequence ATGTCTGACTCTGCCAAACTCACTCACCTCAACGCCGCCGGGCAGCCGGCTATGGTGGATGTGGGCGCCAAACAGCCTACCCGCCGCGTGGCCCGGGCCCGCAGCCGCGTGGTGCTGGGCCCCGAAATCATAGCCCTGGTGCAGGAAGGCGACCTGCCCACGCGCAAAGGCCCCGTATTTCAGACGGCTATTCTGGCGGGCATCATGGGCGCCAAGCGTACGTCCGAACTGATTCCGCTGTGCCACCCGCTGGGCCTCGACAACTGCCAGGTAACCATTGAAGTGGATGGCCCCGACGCCGTGCTTATCGAGTGCACCGCCACCGTGACGGGCAAAACCGGCGTGGAAATGGAGGCCCTGACCGGCGCGTCCGTGGCCGCCCTCACCATCTACGACATGTGCAAAGCCCTGTCGCACGACATTGTGATTCAGGAAACGCGCCTGCTGGCGAAAACCGGCGGCAAACAGGACTTCCACCATGCTGAATAA
- a CDS encoding NTP transferase domain-containing protein yields the protein MLNNSAADTPRSKHAHLARPHLGEFGRHELAILGAPCGKIKELVTRLLPVLAPQLRVAYVDADHAAGDDAAQGGSGGQDAILQASAAAELTDKITFTRLDVKRSLNKFSQPELLQHESLVLVNGNHFRARQQLVILDPAKPVEKKLDRLTDVRALLLPEGITEVPPYLRAHLGEAPVPVLSLHDTAAIAALILEEWQQAAPPLRGLVLAGGRSQRMGQDKGKLAYHGQEQRAYAAELLAPFCQDVHVSCRPDQVVELEYAGLRPLPDTFADLGPLSGLLSAFRQDPNAAWLVVSCDLPLLSAATLKHLVRHRHAGRLATAFRSPENEWPEPLITIWEPRSYTTLLRFLSLGYSCPRKTLINSDIELLPAPAPQELRNVNTPEEAAQVVETMRKV from the coding sequence ATGCTGAATAATTCCGCCGCCGACACCCCGCGCAGCAAGCACGCCCACCTGGCCCGCCCGCACCTGGGCGAGTTCGGCCGTCATGAACTCGCTATTCTGGGCGCGCCCTGCGGCAAAATCAAGGAGCTGGTAACCCGGCTGCTGCCCGTGCTGGCCCCGCAGCTGCGCGTAGCCTACGTGGATGCCGACCACGCCGCCGGCGACGACGCGGCCCAGGGCGGCAGCGGCGGCCAGGATGCTATTTTACAAGCCAGCGCCGCGGCCGAGCTGACCGACAAAATCACCTTCACCCGCCTTGATGTAAAGCGAAGCCTAAATAAATTCAGTCAGCCGGAACTGCTGCAGCATGAAAGCCTAGTGCTGGTAAACGGCAACCACTTTCGCGCCCGGCAGCAGCTCGTGATTCTGGACCCGGCCAAGCCGGTGGAGAAAAAGCTGGACCGCCTCACCGACGTGCGTGCCCTGCTTTTGCCCGAGGGCATAACGGAAGTACCACCCTACCTGCGCGCTCACCTGGGCGAAGCGCCGGTGCCCGTGCTGTCCCTGCACGATACGGCCGCTATTGCCGCGCTGATTTTGGAGGAATGGCAGCAGGCCGCGCCGCCGCTGCGGGGGCTGGTACTGGCGGGCGGCCGCAGCCAGCGCATGGGCCAGGATAAAGGCAAGCTCGCCTATCACGGCCAGGAGCAGCGTGCCTACGCCGCCGAGCTGCTGGCGCCTTTTTGCCAGGATGTGCACGTTTCCTGTCGCCCCGATCAGGTGGTGGAGCTGGAATACGCCGGGCTGCGTCCCCTGCCCGACACCTTTGCGGACCTGGGCCCGCTGAGTGGCCTGCTCTCGGCTTTCCGCCAGGACCCCAACGCCGCCTGGCTGGTAGTATCCTGCGACCTGCCCCTGCTGTCGGCGGCTACGCTGAAGCATCTGGTGCGGCACCGCCACGCCGGGCGGCTGGCAACGGCGTTTCGGAGCCCTGAAAACGAGTGGCCCGAGCCGCTTATCACCATCTGGGAGCCGCGCAGCTATACCACGCTGCTGCGCTTCCTGAGTTTGGGCTACAGCTGCCCGCGCAAAACCCTCATCAACTCCGACATTGAGCTGCTGCCCGCGCCCGCGCCCCAAGAGCTACGCAACGTGAACACCCCGGAGGAAGCCGCGCAGGTGGTGGAAACCATGAGGAAGGTGTAA
- a CDS encoding molybdenum cofactor biosynthesis protein MoaE codes for MIHIDLTDQPIDVAAALQMVEADGAGAINTFIGTVRNQSTGRPVVRLEYEAYDSMALHQLRKVAEQALERWPMLQQVAVIHRKGTLYIGDVAVVVAVSTPHRAESFAACQFIIDTLKQVVTIWKKEFYEDGDVWVAAHP; via the coding sequence TTGATTCACATCGACCTGACCGACCAGCCCATTGACGTAGCCGCTGCCCTGCAAATGGTGGAGGCCGATGGGGCGGGCGCCATCAACACCTTCATCGGTACGGTGCGCAACCAAAGCACCGGCCGCCCCGTGGTGCGCCTGGAGTACGAGGCCTACGACAGCATGGCTTTGCACCAGCTGCGCAAAGTGGCCGAGCAGGCCCTGGAGCGGTGGCCCATGCTCCAGCAAGTGGCCGTCATTCACCGCAAAGGCACCCTCTACATCGGCGACGTGGCCGTGGTGGTGGCCGTATCAACGCCGCACCGGGCCGAGAGCTTCGCCGCCTGCCAGTTTATCATTGACACCCTAAAACAGGTAGTCACCATCTGGAAAAAGGAGTTCTATGAGGACGGCGACGTATGGGTGGCCGCGCATCCGTAA
- the moaD gene encoding molybdopterin converting factor subunit 1, which translates to MNLKIALFGIAREIVGQSALEVSAPEGQSARGLLQDLHARYPELARLSSLAVAVNNEYAAEDAPLREHDEIALIPPVSGG; encoded by the coding sequence ATGAATCTGAAAATTGCCTTGTTCGGCATTGCCCGCGAAATCGTGGGGCAGTCTGCCCTGGAAGTTTCCGCCCCCGAGGGCCAGTCGGCGCGGGGGCTGCTGCAGGATCTGCACGCCCGCTACCCCGAGCTGGCCCGCCTTTCCAGCCTGGCCGTGGCCGTCAACAACGAATACGCCGCCGAGGATGCACCCCTGCGGGAACACGACGAAATTGCCCTCATTCCGCCGGTCAGCGGCGGATAG